A portion of the Sulfurirhabdus autotrophica genome contains these proteins:
- a CDS encoding efflux RND transporter periplasmic adaptor subunit, which yields MKILHQLQKYGPRRLTSWLLVGTLSATLLAGCGDKQPPEKNTKQTEKAHPTAKDEANSASGKQEGNDTEKLLTLSAEESQKAGIKLQTLELEERSEQLLVTASIQANQDRLAHVGPRVPGRIVKVNANLGDMVKPGQSLAMLDSIELGEARSSYIQAASEVAVTQAGFERAKRLQADNIIPEKEYLRARAEHEKSRASLRAASDKLRMMGVDPEKLTGSIFSLAAPFTGTVIEKKAVLGELATPDQLLFTVADLSTLWIESDLFEKDLGKVKVGAQATVTVSAYPGEVFKGRLTYISSTMNKETRTIKARVEVPNPDGKLKPEMFANAAINTTGASAKALIVPENAVLLLQGQPTVFVAEKGGFESRAVVVGERTQGYAVLKSGVVAGESVVVSGAYALKARLLKSQIGDAD from the coding sequence ATGAAAATTTTACACCAATTACAAAAGTATGGGCCAAGACGCCTCACTTCATGGTTGCTGGTTGGCACTTTGTCTGCAACCCTGCTTGCTGGGTGCGGGGACAAACAACCTCCGGAAAAAAACACAAAGCAGACTGAGAAAGCGCACCCAACAGCTAAAGATGAGGCAAATTCAGCATCGGGTAAGCAGGAAGGAAATGACACAGAAAAACTCCTCACCCTGAGCGCCGAAGAATCCCAGAAAGCCGGTATCAAATTACAAACACTGGAACTTGAAGAAAGAAGTGAGCAACTGCTTGTAACAGCTAGTATTCAAGCTAATCAGGATAGGTTGGCACATGTAGGCCCGCGCGTGCCAGGACGTATCGTCAAGGTAAATGCCAATTTGGGCGATATGGTCAAGCCGGGCCAGTCACTGGCTATGCTGGATAGTATCGAACTGGGAGAGGCACGCTCAAGTTATATACAAGCCGCAAGTGAGGTGGCGGTGACCCAAGCTGGTTTTGAGCGTGCCAAACGGTTACAAGCCGACAATATTATCCCCGAGAAGGAATATTTGCGCGCCCGAGCCGAGCATGAAAAATCCCGGGCGAGCTTACGCGCCGCCAGTGACAAGTTACGCATGATGGGCGTTGATCCGGAAAAACTGACTGGTTCGATATTTTCACTTGCGGCACCGTTTACCGGCACGGTTATTGAGAAAAAAGCGGTACTGGGTGAACTCGCCACACCGGATCAATTACTGTTTACCGTAGCTGACCTGTCTACTTTGTGGATAGAAAGCGATCTGTTCGAGAAGGATCTGGGCAAGGTTAAGGTTGGCGCCCAAGCCACCGTAACGGTTTCAGCCTATCCGGGAGAAGTCTTCAAGGGACGGCTCACTTATATCAGCAGTACGATGAACAAGGAAACCCGCACGATCAAGGCACGGGTGGAAGTTCCTAACCCCGATGGCAAACTGAAACCCGAAATGTTTGCCAATGCCGCGATCAATACCACTGGAGCAAGTGCCAAGGCACTGATCGTACCAGAAAATGCCGTGTTGTTGCTGCAGGGGCAACCGACGGTGTTTGTTGCCGAAAAAGGAGGGTTTGAGTCGCGTGCTGTAGTAGTGGGTGAACGTACCCAAGGATACGCCGTGCTTAAATCTGGCGTTGTGGCTGGCGAGAGCGTGGTGGTGAGTGGTGCTTATGCGCTAAAAGCCAGATTGCTCAAATCCCAAATTGGCGATGCGGACTAG